A genomic segment from Bacillota bacterium encodes:
- a CDS encoding IS1380 family transposase: MNSVQDYSMNFNSRMKLNFAGGNLTSDAGLLLYKEFDHKIGLSETVKK, encoded by the coding sequence ATGAATAGTGTACAGGATTACAGCATGAACTTCAACTCCCGAATGAAATTAAATTTTGCCGGTGGCAACCTAACCTCAGACGCAGGCTTGTTATTGTACAAGGAATTTGATCACAAAATCGGTCTTTCCGAAACCGTTAAAAAA